GGAATTGCTGAGATTAAATGTGTTCTCCTCCAAAAGTGCAGAGCATCTCCTTGATGTAATGCACATTGAAGTATTAAAATATAGAAGGAAGTGTGTGGAAATGTGAAACACTTTTTACGAAGAGTGATTTATTTCGATGGTCAGTAAAATATGTGAGAGATAAAATGCTTCAGCGAGTTGTTGAATGACCGTGCTGGATTTGGGGGCAAGTTTCTGAGAGTAAGGACCGCTTGTGAAGTGTGAGCTTGGAGCCGGTTCTGACAGTCACTCTGTCCTGTTGCAGGGAGGTCCCTTCCCATTCCAGTGTATGGCAACGAGAGAATCACTGAAGACCAAATCCCTGGACCTGCACCAGCTCATCAAGAGGTTACAGGTGAGTGtgcactttgcaacctgtctgatCATTCTGTTAATGCTACCAGGTATAATAGATATATCGGATAATGTATCCACATCCCCCCAACAGTAGGAACAATGTAAATGATTTTTAAAGGCAAAGACTTTattttgttgattgtcgtaagacTGAAAATTTAATGTTGAGCATTTTGGGGACTGATAGACATTCTGCGGAATAGTTTGACCTTCTTCTCTCCATTTACCCCAAAATGCTGTCAGTACCAGATTTGCTCGCCAAAAGAGGAAAATACCAGTAACCAGTTTGATATTGATCAAAATTGTCACCAGAAAAGACGGTGTTGACTTTTGAAATTCGTGATTCTTACACTTTTACTGCGTAAACGTGGAAtcagagagatatacagcacggaaacaggcctttccGCCCGAATCGTCCATTGCGACCAGGTTTCTTGAACTGAACTggccccatttgcctgtgtttggcccatatccctctaaacttttcctatgcatgtacctgtccaaatgactTTCAAATGTTGTAATATATCCTGCTTCTGCCACTTcctctcattccatatacacaccatcctctgtgtgaaaaagttgcccctcaggtagcTTTTAAATCATTCCCCTctcccttaaatctatgccctctagttttggactcctgtACACTTCTCTACTCAATCTGCTATTTCTTGGACCAAtgacccagttgatcaagatcacgTTGTCGTCTTAAATAACCTCCTATTTAAATAATCAGCTAAAGGAGAAATGTCCTCAATATGTCGTTGTGTATATTTTGTCCAGACTCAGGACAGGATCCGAATTGTCCATCAAACCCTGCGCCACATCAACAAGGTCTACAGCATGAATCTGGGCTCAGTCACATGGGCGCGGGACAAGGTGGAACATTTCCGGCTGCTCCTGGATCGGCAGCTCAGTGAGCTGGAAGAATGTGTCAGGAACCCGGGATCCAGGCTGAGGAGAAACTCCACCATTCACAATTACTTTAGGAAACTGGAAAAGTTTCTCAAACAGCAGGTGGGACAATGGATAATTGACTGTGTGATTACCGGCATGTTGTTTCTTTCACCCCATTGAAATCTGTTCATTCTCTAATCCATGTCcctcaatgtttccatttctcagGGATTCAGTGAGTGTGCCTGGGAAATAATCCGCACGGAGACCAGAGGCCGATTACAACAGCTCCTTCTCATAACGGCACAAATCAGCAGAAGCAATTAAAGAATTTCTTTCGATATATTTATATGAAGACAAAGAAcagtaattatttatttaaagatTGTATAATTTTTATCGAAGGATTATATTGTTCAGTCAGCTGCACAAGCCGGTTTGGTTTACCAGTGTGAGAATGGCCATTGTACAACATAATATCAGAATGAAATAATAATATACctttttaatatttaatttaTGAGTCTAATATTCATACCTGGATGCACTGTGTGAACCTATTTCAAAACTAAAAATATTTGATGAATGCGAGAGGCTGCAAGATATATATTTATTTACAGCAGTTTTATATTGTAATAGACTGTATTTATTGGCATCAGATGTGTCCCAAATTACAGTTTCACAATAAATATTTTGAACTTTGAGTTTCATGATGTTGTCTTCGTTTCCACATTGATGTCGATGTCAGCTGGGTGTTTCTGTTCATCTTATGTGAGAGATTTCAATCACTGGGTTATGGAGTTTGGGCGGCCCAGTGCTTCCGAATTCATGTCCCTCGCCAAGACTCTATCTGTTCTGGATGATGTTTATGAGCGGATTCAAATGAATTACTTCCGCACTATTGTCCTAAAGTGTGTGCAGATACGAAATAAGACATCGAAATATGTGTCTCTTGTTAATAGCTGCAGAATAGAAACTGGTACATTTCGAGAAGTTGCATTTACTTCTTTGAGCACGGGATTAGCTGTGCTGTCCTCTGTCAGAACCGAAATGTATTCAATTGCTGTTCAAATGcacacccactgtcaatgagcacctGGTGATCTACTCAGGTTATAGACCATTAATGTAAACAGCATCGGAGAAACATACTCCATTCTCAATATTTAACCGTTTCTTAACCTGAATGCTTTGATGTTAAATATATTATCAGTTTTCCTCTTTGACTGTGCTGTGTTTGCAATTTTTGATTTCTTGAAATCATGTCTAAATGCAAACAAATATCTATCGAAAAGATTCCCACTGTTTGCAACTCAGATTTACATCAGGTCATGGTATTTTTTTTCAAGACTCAAACATTTTGGCTAAATATTACATGGTACAAAATGATTCAATTATTCGCAACACCGAAGTGAACGAAATGGAAATAAAACGGCCTTGTTATAGAGAAAAAGTAATAAAGTCCGGTCAAAGAATCCCTTCAATATATCGAGAAATACAACTATAATCAGAATGTATAATAGCTATTGACTGTGAAGCTTAGCTTTCCATTCAGGGTGGCACCACAACACAATCAGCAGATGTTCAGGGGTAAATGAATGGTTTGTTGGCGATCAGTCGCCCAGATGTGACCTTATTGTTTTCGGGGCAATGTGTCTCCTGATAGCGTAACGCTTCCATTTGGTAGGAAGGGGTTTCCACTGCGAATTCATCTCAAAGCTCTGTTTACACATTGTTGATCATCTCTTAGCAAGAAATTGCATTGTGCAAAGATTTTGCGACATTCATTGAAACGCTGACCATTAATGAGCACAAAGTGTACCTTTCCACTTATTGGTTAACAAGACTGAAATACCTGTCATCTGCATTATTTCTCGAATTTCCCTCCAGTGCGAAGTTGCTTTGCGGCACTGTGTCTTTTTGGAGCACTTACAACTATGCATATCATGAAAGCATTATCATCATGTAAAAAATTGTATACTATTTCATATACATATAGTGAAGAGAAAAAGCAGCGTTGCCCACATTATTGTCATTTCTCACCTTTTTTTGGCCATCGGGGATTTTCCAATGCATGTTGCATTTCACCCCATCATCGACACAACAATGTAGGATATGTTTCTGAAAGGCATTTGCCATATGAAGTTGAGAATGGTGGTCGATAGTTAAACAACCAACGAGATACGGTTCTCCACAATCATCCCAattactcatctccaaactccgtggcctgggcctcagctcctccctctgcgactgcatcctgaacttccttactcacaatcagtaaggaaaggcaatatcgcctcctccacgaccatcctcaacaccggtgccccacgaggctgtgttctcagccccctactatactccttatacatctatgactgtgtggccaaattcgcctccaattcgatttccaagtttgctgatgacgccatggTAGTGGGTCGGAccgcaaacaatgatgagatggagtaccgAAACGAGatagacaatctggtgaactggtgtgacaacaataatctctcactcaatgtcaacgaaacaatcgggatagtcatcgacttcaggaaatgtagtggaagacatgcccctgtttacatcaatggggatgaactagaaatggttgagagcttcacgtttttaggtgtccagaccaccaacaacctgctgACACTacagataagaaagcccaccaatgcctctaccttctagaaaagactaaggaaatttggtatgtccactacaactctcaccaacctttacaaatgcacccgagaaagcattctttctggttgtatcacagcttggtatggctcctgctctatccaagattgCAGGAAATTACAAAGTCTCCTGAACGAatgccagtccatcactcaaaccagcctcccatccattgacactgtctacacatcccgcagccccggaaaagcagccagcataattaaggaccccacacatgccAGAAATACGCTCTTCTACCTTGttctgtcgggaaaagatacaaaaatctgaggacacgtaccaacaaactcaagaacatttccctgctaccatcagatttttgaatggacctacctcacattaagttgatcattctctacaccctagctatgactgtaacactctctcctttccttatgtatgaacggtatgctttgtctatatagcgagcaagaaacaatatttttcacggtataccaatacacgtgacaataaatcaaatcaaaatcaccggTACAGCAGGCATGGCAGTGCGAAATAGAGGGTTGCAATTGTTGCCactttcagccagaaatgccaagtaATGAGGTGTTTTGCCTCCGCCGGCTTCAGCTGGACTTGCCGATCGCATCTCTCAAAACTCTATCCTGGTTTGGAACGCATTCCGGCCCTGTTCCTATACTTCTCTCAATATCTAAGCAGCTGCAAGTTTGGAAGTGACATTCGTTCTTCACTATTTGATGGCGAGGAAAAAAAGACAGGAAGTATAAGGAAAAGTTAACATTCACCCCAGTAGACCCTGCcggaggggtggagagggtaaAGGAGAATGAGGCAGGAGACCCAAGagttactgtgtcaccgtgacctGAAATGTCTCACAATGATTCAGACAGCGCATTGATCCGTTCGTCATTTAACTTGTTCTAAATGCTCTATTAGGCTAGAGCGAGAAGTTAATCTTCAAGCATCGCGTCTTTATATTAACATTGGTGTCTCTACAAAGAAGCAGGTCTCAATTGATTAAGTTCATGAGTAGGTGAGCCAATCATGTCATGAATGTTTCCAGAATCAATTCCGATAAGGTTATTGCCCTTGGCTGTGATTGTGGCAGAGGGGTTATAATGGGCCGTGAAGTAAAGCAGAGTAAATTAGTCCGTATTGTATACAGTTTCTGCTCATTATCCATTGATGCATTTTTGCAGTCTatctgtgtgtgctgtgaggatagTTCAGGACCAACAACCTCCTGCTGACGAACCAGTCAAGCGCATTCACAATGGCCTCTTTGTGAAATCACAGTCTGCGCAGTGAGCTCCACCATGAATGAATGTCTGTTGGGGAGGAATGAGGGGGGCAGACTTTAAGGGGAGATGGGAACAAACTCAACAGACAGTCTCCTATTGGCAGGCCCATTGGTTTTCAGTGGAAGTCAAATTCCATCACTCCATCGAGTTGGTGAGTGAATACTTAATTACACAGTCAGGACATTACAaccatgtcctttatggaaggaaatctgccattcttacttggtctggcccacatgtgactccagatccacagcaatgtggttgactctcaactgctctcgggcaactaaggatgggcaacaaacggtggccagccagcgatgcccatgtcccacgaatgaacaatacAAAATCACTGAGTTTAAATAAACATCCAGGATTTTTAGTGCAGCTTCCATAAAGGCATTGAATCAATTCACTTCGCACCTTCCCCGCCACATCAAACCCATCAGTTTTCTCTGTTAGAACCCAGCCTAATATTTTAACCCCCAATCCAATTCCGGACAGTTTACACTGACTGTGAGCGTAGCAGTTGCCGGGATAAGGTGGTTCCGCATTTTAGAATCTTAAAACATATGCAATGATTTTTTTAACGGATTGCTTATCTGAGTCTGGCCAACAAAGGGCAACAGAGGTAAAAGTTTGGGTAGCACCTGTCCGATTTTTAATATCAAAGAGTATCTTTGCATCCTAATTTATTGGAGAGAAATTTCATTCTTAATTAAGCAGAAAGTGAAAAAGGTTTCAAATGAAGAAGTCGTTTCTGGAAACAAGTTAAAAGATTCCCTGAAAGCACACGACGGTTAGAAGCAAAATCGATTCGTTTTTGTAACGTCAAAGGAATATCCTGGTTCACACCTTCAAATGGACACAATGGATGAATATTCCTTTCAATCCAACAGCGAAGGAGTTCAGCTGGTGTTAATATTGTGTTCGGCACTGAACCCCGATCCAGTCACTTTCTGCGATTTCTGATCGCTGCTTTACCCTGTGTTGTTTCAACATGTTTGTTCCGAGTGTTTGCGGGCTGTGGATTTTGTTAATCTGTTTGCCCGGGATCCTGAGCCAGGATTGCCAGAGGCTGCAGTTACAGCAAGTCCTTAACAAGAATGCTCAAAGGTCCCTGAGGGACATGGTGAGTTTATGCAGAGGTCCGCGGATTCGAGTAACCAATCTTAACTCGCAGGTTCTCGGGATAATCTCCTGTCGAGGAATTGCTGAGATTAAATCTGGTCTCTTCCAAAAACGTAGAACATCTCCTTGATGGAATGCACATTGAACTATTAAAATATAGAAGGAAGTGTGTGGAAATGTGAAACACTTTTTACTGAGAGTGATTTGTTTGGATGGTCAGTAAAATATGTGAGAGATAAAATGTTTCAATAAGTTGTTGAATGACCGTGCTGGTTTTGGGGGCAAGTTTCTGAGAGTAAGGACCGCTTGTGAAGTGTGAGCTTGGAGCCAGTTCTGACATCATTCTGTCCTGTTGCAGGGAGGTCCCTTCCCATTCCAGTGTACAACAACGAGAGAATCACTGAAAACCAAATCCCTGGACCTGCACCAGCTCATCAAGAGGTTACAGGTGAGTGTGCAATTTGTAACCTGTCTGATCATTCGGTTAATGCTGCCAGGTGTAATAGATATGTGGGGAATGTGTACACATCCCCAACAGTAGGAACAATGTAAATGATTTTTAAAGGCAAAGGCTTTAATTTGTTGATTCTCGTAAGACTGAAAATTTAATGTTGAGTCATTTGGAAACTGATAGACATTCTGCGGAATAGTTTGACCTTCTTCTCTCCATTTACCCCAAAATGCTGTCAGTACCAGATTTGCTCGCCAAAAGAGGAAAATACCAGTAACCAGTTTGATAATGATCAAAACTGTCATCAGAAAAGACGGTGTTGACTTTTGAAATTCGTGATTCTTCCACTTTTACTGCGTAAACGTGGAATCAGAGAGATGTACAGCACGATAACAGGGCTTTCGGCCCAAATCGTCCattccgaccaggtttcctaaagtgACCTggccccatttgcctgtgtttggcccatatccctcggaaCCTTTCCTatgcatgtacctgtccaaatgactTTCAAATGTTGTAATAAATCCTGCTTCTGCCACTTCctctcattccatatatgcaccatcctctgtgtgaaaaagttgcccctcaggtagcTTTTAAATCATTCCCCTctcccttaaatctatgccctctagttttggactcctgtACACTTCTCTactcaatctgccatttcttGGACCAAtgacccagttgatcaagatcacgTTGTCGTCTTAAATAACCTCCTATTTAAATAATCAGCTAAAGGAGAAATGTCCTCAATAATGTCGTTGTGTATATTTTGTCCAGACTCAGGACAGGATCCGGATTGTCCACCAAACCCTGCGCCGCATCAACAAGATCTATAGCATGAATCTGGGCTCAGTCACATGGGCCCGGGACAAGGTGGAACATTTCCGGCTGCTCCTGGATCGGCAGCTCAGTGAGCTGGAAGAATGTGTCAGGAACCCGGGATCCAGGCTGAGGAGAAACTCCACCATTCACAATTACTTTAGGAAACTGGAAAAGTTTCTCAAACAGCAGGTGGGACAATGGATAATTGACTGTGTGATTACCGGCATGTCGTTTCTTTCACTCCATTGAAATCTGTTCATTCTCTAATCCATGTCcctcaatgtttccatttctcagGGATTCAGTGAGTGTGCCTGGGAAATAATCCGCGCTGAGACCAGAGGCCGATTACAACAGCTCCTTCTCATAACGGCACAAATCAGCGGAAGCAATTAAAGAATTTCTATCGATATATTTATATGAAGACAGGGAACAGTAATTATATATTTAAAGATCGTATAATTTTTATCGAAGGATTATATTGTTCAGTCAGCTGCACAAGCCGGTTTGCCAGTGTGAAAATGGCCATTGTACAACATAATATCATAATGAAATAATAATATAActttttaatatttaatttaTGAGTCTAATATTCATACCTGGATGCACTGTGTGAACCTATTTCAAAACTAAAAATATTTGATGAATGCGAGAGGCTGCAAGATATATATTTATTTACAGCAGTTTTATATTGTAATCGACTGTATTTATTGGCATCAGATGTGTCCCAAATTACAGTTTCACAATAAATATTTTGAACTTTGAGTTTCATGATGTTGTCTTCGTTTCCACATTGATGTCGATGTCAGCTGGGTGTTTCTGTTCATCTTATGTGAGAGATTTCAATCACTGGGTTATGGAGTTTGGGCGGCCCAGTGCTTCCGAATTCATGTCCCACGCCAAGACTCTATCTGTTCTGGATGATGTTTATGAGCGGATTCAAATGATTTACTTCCGCACTATTGTCCTAAAGTGTGTGCAGATGCGAAATAAGACATCGAAATATGTGTCTCTTGTTAATAGCTGCAGAATAGAAACTGGTACATTTCGAGAAGTTGCATTTACCTCTTTGAGCCCGGGATTAGCTATGCTGCCCTCTGTCAGAACCgacctggcgaaacgcgccatttaccggtccaggcagcgggcgatcgagggggccgtccatcctgactgtcttcccctctaccgcggctacgttcgcggccaggtgtccctggagagggagcatgcggtgtccacgggcgaggttgacgctttccgcgcccgctgggcaccgcaggggttggggtgcattattgaccctaataatcacattttaatttgatgtttttaagtttcctttgtattttgatttctgttcgggctgttccccctcctttttggggagctgccccttttactttgtcctgatttaatttgagtttgtttaattggtttgacctaaaaagaggtctgtCAGAACCGAAATGTATTCAATTGCTGTTCAAATGcacacccactgtcaatgagcacctGGTGATCTACTCAGGTTATAGACCATTAGTGTAAACAGCATCGGAGAAACATACTCCATTCTCAATATTTAACCGTTCCTTAACCTGAACGCTTTGATGTTAAATATATTATCAGTTTTCCTCTTTGACTGTGCTGTGTTTGCAATTTTTGATTTCTTGAAATCATGTATAAATGCAAACAAATATCTATCGAAAAGATTCCCACTGTTTGCAACTCAGATTTACATCAGGTCATTGTATTTTTTTTCAACAATCAAACATTTTGGCTAAATATTACATGGTACAAAATGATTCAATTATTCGCAACACCGAAGTGAACGAAATGGAAATGAACCGGCATTGTTATAGAGAAAAAGTAATAAAGTCCGCTCAAAGAATCCCCTCAATATATCGAGAAATACAACTATAATCAGAATGTATAATAGCTATTGACTGTGAAGCTTAGCTTTCCATTCAGGGTGGCACCACAACACAATCAGCAGATGTTCAGGGGGAAATAAATGGTTTGTTGGCGATCAGTCGTCCAGATGTGACCTTATTGTTTTTGGGGCAATGTGTCTCCTGATAACGTAACGCTTCCATTTGGTAGGAAGGGGTTTCCACTGGGAATTCATCTCAATGCCCTGTTTACACATTGATGATCATCTCTTAGCAAGAAATTGCATAGTGCAAATATTTTGCGACATTCAATGAAACGCTGACCATTAATGAGCACAAAGTGTACCTTTCCACTTATTGGTTAACAAGAATGAAAGTGCACACCGTCATCTGCATTATTTCTCGAATTTCCCTCCAGTGCGAAGTTGCTTTGCGGCACTGTGTCTTTTTGGAGCACTTACAACTATGCATATCATTAAAGTATTATCATTTTGTAAAAAATTGTATACTATTTCATATACATAtagtgaagagaaaaatcagcgTTGCCCACATTATTGTCATTTCTCACCTTTTTTTGGCCATCGGGGATTTTCCAGTGCATGTTGCATTTCACCCCATCATCGACACAACAATGTAGGATATGTTTTTGAAAGGCATTTGCCATATGAAGTTGAGAATGGTGGTCGATAGTTAAACAACCAACGAGATACGGTGCTCCACCATCATCCCAattactcatctccaaactccgtggcctgggcctcagctcctccctctgcgactgcatcctgaacttccttactcacaatcagtaaggaaaggcaacatcgcctcctccacgaccatcctcaacaccggtgccccacgaggctgtgttctcagccccctactatacctgTTATACATCgatgaccgtgtggccaaattcgcctccaactcgattttcaagtttgctgttgacGCCATGATAAtaggtcggacctcaaacaatgatgagatggagtaccgaaaggagatagagaatctggcgaactggtgtgacaacaataatctctcactcaATGTCGACTAAACAATcgggatagtcatcgacttcaggaaatgtagtggaagacatgcccctgtttacatcaatggggatgaactagaaatggttgagagcttcacgtttttaggtgtccagcccacctgctgacactatagttcagaaagcccacaaatgcctctaccttctgaaaagacgaaggaaatttggtatgtccactacaactctcaccaacctttacagatgcacccgagaaagcattctttctggttgtgtcacagcttggtatggctcctgctccatccaAGTTTGCAGGAAATTACAAAGTCTCCTGAACGAatgccagtccatcactcaaaccagccccccacccattgacactgtctacacttcccgcagcctcggaaaagcagccagcataattaaggaccccatacatgCCAGAAATACGCTCTACGACCTTGttctgtcgggaaaagatacaaaaatctgaggacacgtaccaacgaACTCAAGAAcatttccctgctaccatcagacttttgaatggacctacctcatattaagttgatcattctctacaccctagctatgactgtaacactctctcctttccttatatatgaacggtatgctttgtctatatagcgagcaagaaacaatatttttcacggtataccaatacacgtgacaataaatcaaatcaaaatcaccggTGCAGCAGGCATGGCAGTGCAAAATAGAGAGTTGAAATTGTTGCCactttcagccagaaatgccaagtaATGAGGTGTTTTGCCTCCGCCGGCTTCAGCTGGACTTGCCGATCGCATCTCTCAAAACTCTATCCTGGTTTGGAACGCATTCCGGCCCTGTTCCTATACTTCTTTCAATATCTAAGCAGCTGCAAGTTTGGAAATGACATTCGTTCCTCACTATTTGATGACGAGGAAAAAAAGACAGGAAGTATAAGGAAAAGTTAACATTCACCCCAATAGACCCTGCcggaggggtggagagggtaaAGGAGAATCAGGCAGGAGACCCTAGagttactgtgtcaccgtgacctGAAATCTCTCACAATGATTCAGATAGACCATTGATTCTTTagtcatttagaacatagaacagtacagcacagaacaggcccttcggcccacgatgttgtgccgagctttatctgaaaccaagatcaagctatcccactccctattatcctggtgtgctccatgtgcctatccaatcagcgctttaatgttcctaaagtgtctgactccactatcactgcaggcagtccattccacaccccaaacacactctgcgtaaaaaacctacctctgatatccttcctatatctcccaccatgaaccctatagttatgcccccttgtaatagctccatccacccgaggaaatagtctttgaacgttcactctatctatccccttcatcattttataaacctctattaaga
Above is a genomic segment from Mustelus asterias chromosome 11, sMusAst1.hap1.1, whole genome shotgun sequence containing:
- the LOC144500933 gene encoding interferon a3-like — encoded protein: MFVPSVCGLWILLICLPGILSQDCQRLQLQQVLNKNAQRSLRDMGGPFPFQCMATRESLKTKSLDLHQLIKRLQTQDRIRIVHQTLRHINKVYSMNLGSVTWARDKVEHFRLLLDRQLSELEECVRNPGSRLRRNSTIHNYFRKLEKFLKQQGFSECAWEIIRTETRGRLQQLLLITAQISRSN
- the LOC144500934 gene encoding interferon a3-like — encoded protein: MFVPSVCGLWILLICLPGILSQDCQRLQLQQVLNKNAQRSLRDMGGPFPFQCTTTRESLKTKSLDLHQLIKRLQTQDRIRIVHQTLRRINKIYSMNLGSVTWARDKVEHFRLLLDRQLSELEECVRNPGSRLRRNSTIHNYFRKLEKFLKQQGFSECAWEIIRAETRGRLQQLLLITAQISGSN